Proteins co-encoded in one Nicotiana sylvestris chromosome 7, ASM39365v2, whole genome shotgun sequence genomic window:
- the LOC104241740 gene encoding AT-hook motif nuclear-localized protein 16 codes for MAGSANLTFSTGATKETINQNQEVDKIGTHKPGIDGNGLMVTANLPKVTVPVRERDSIRRPRGRPAGSKNKPKPPIIITRDSANALRAHAMEVNSGCDVNESLVNFARRKQRGICVLSATGCVTNVTLRQPATSGSIVTLHGRFEILSMLGSVLPPPAPPGVTGLTIYLAGAQGQVIGGGVVGALVASGPVVIMAATFMNATFDRLPLDDDEMVAAASAQNQHYQKNHQRHQVDVPDIYSLPQSVITNGALHPEVYSWAPGRTLSKS; via the coding sequence ATGGCTGGCAGTGCAAACCTCACTTTCTCCACTGGTGCAACCAAAGAGACCATAAACCAGAATCAAGAAGTAGACAAAATTGGTACACACAAGCCTGGAATTGATGGAAATGGCTTAATGGTTACTGCAAATTTGCCAAAGGTAACAGTGCCTGTACGCGAGAGAGATTCCATAAGACGACCACGTGGCAGGCCAGCCGGCTCCAAGAACAAGCCCAAACCACCAATCATTATTACAAGGGACAGTGCTAATGCATTACGAGCACACGCAATGGAGGTGAATTCAGGCTGTGATGTGAACGAAAGCTTAGTGAATTTTGCTCGAAGGAAGCAACGTGGCATATGCGTGCTGAGTGCAACAGGGTGTGTTACAAACGTGACATTGCGCCAACCAGCCACGTCAGGGTCCATTGTCACACTCCACGGGCGGTTTGAAATCCTGTCGATGCTCGGGTCAGTCCTTCCACCACCAGCACCACCAGGGGTAACAGGGCTAACAATTTACTTAGCAGGGGCTCAGGGACAGGTTATAGGTGGGGGTGTGGTGGGTGCACTCGTTGCCTCAGGGCCAGTGGTGATTATGGCTGCAACTTTTATGAATGCAACATTTGATCGCTTGCCATTAGATGATGATGAAATGGTCGCTGCTGCTTCAGCTCAAAACCAACATTACCAAAAGAATCATCAGCGTCATCAGGTTGATGTTCCTGATATTTATAGCTTGCCACAGAGTGTAATTACTAATGGTGCTTTGCACCCTGAGGTCTATTCATGGGCACCTGGACGGACTTTATCGAAGTCCTAG
- the LOC138873105 gene encoding uncharacterized protein translates to MASETTKGEISLPVNVADTTQHVKFHVIERDMRYNSLFGRLWIHCMRAVPSTLHQMMKFPTKDGIKTVYGEQYVAREMFVVHDVAPVPLPPLAKEPKGNQAASLIKPD, encoded by the coding sequence atggcaagtgaaacaacgaaaggagaaatcagtctcccagtcaacgtggccgaCACAACTCAACATGTCAAATTCCACGTCATTGAAAGAGATATGAGGTATAACTCCTTGTTCGGGAGGttgtggatacactgcatgagagcagtaccatccaccctccaccaaatgatgaaattcccgacaaaggatgggattaaaacTGTCTATGGGGAACAGTATGTGGCGAGGGAGATGTTTgtggtgcacgatgtggcaccggtACCTTTACCTCCACTCGCAAAAGAACCAAAGGGTAATCAAGCTGCATCTTTGATTAAGCCCGATTAA
- the LOC104221898 gene encoding uncharacterized protein → MASLSPDNSFANYDKDRIMKPATLYPHEFSSSKIEDLSYELDNYILFVNEDNDFSNLKGLGDLSETLVETDLYKTWRLIFLLVKLSLMLLVAIAMVEIAFSSMKYIKNDLRRGIGDEFLNDCLVCYIENEVFESVPNDVKMSNSVNGGENNNLEDHGENGVAVPGVGVPPQNPGNAPEPVPVDAAQQLAITQL, encoded by the exons ATGGCTAGTTTGAGTCCGGATAATTCTTTTGCAAATTATGATAAAGATAGAATTATGAAACCTGCTACACTTTATCCTCATGAGTTTAGTAGTTCAAAGATTGAAGATCTCAGCTACGAGCTTGACAACTATATTCTCTTTGTGAATGAAGACAATGATTTCTCTAACTTGAAAGGACTTGGAGATCTTTCGGAAACACTAGTTGAAACAGATTTGTACAAGACTTGGAGACTTATTTTTTTGCTTGTGAAGTTAAGTCTGATGTTGCTTGTCGCTATTGCAATGGTAGAAATAGCTTTTTCTTCAATGAAGTACATCAAAAATGACTTGCGTAGAGGAATTGGTGATGAATTTTTGAATGACTGTTTAGTTTGTTATATAGAAAATGAAGTATTTGAAAGTGTACCTAATGAT gtcaaaatgtctaattCAGTGAATGGAggcgaaaacaacaatcttgaggaccacggggaaaacggtgtggctgttccaggtgttggtgtgccaccacaaaaTCCTGGAAATGCACCAGAGCCAGTCCCCGTGGACGCA gcacaacaactggctatTACTCAGCTGTAA